The genomic region TTTTAAAACCCCCCCGCCCCGGGGGGGCCGGTGTCGCCCCCCCCGGGGGCCGGGCGGCGGCCCCGGGGTCGCGGGGGCCGGCCCGCCGCGCTCGCTAGATAAACTCTCCCAATTCCGGCGGAAGCTCGTCGTCGCCGGCGTCCTCCGGGAGCCCGGCGGAAGGCGCCCCCCGTGCGGGCTCGGCCGGCGGCCGGCTCCGCGCGGTGAGCCAGCGCGCGGCCGCGACGCCGCCCACCGCCAGGAACGCGGCGGGCAAGAGCCAGACGGCGCTCAGCCACCCGCGCGCCGGGGGAGCGTTCAGGATCCAGTCGCCGTACTGCTGCCGGAAGTGGTCGAGAATGGCTTCCTCACTCTCGCCCTGGTCGACGAGCCGGGCGATCTCCTGCCGGATGGCCAGCGAGACGCTGCTGTCGGACTGCGCCACCGACTCGCCGTCGCAGACAGGGCAGCGCAGTTGCGCGGCGATGCGCTCGACGCGGTCCGCGGGGGACGGCGGCGTCGTCACCGCGGCGGCGACGACGGCCAAAAGCACGGCCAGAGCCGCGGCGGCCGCGAGCGCGGCAGGAGACGGCCGACGGATCATGGCGCACCCCCGGCCACTACCAAACCACACGGGACAGGGCGGCGCAAGCCGACGCCCGCCTAGGCCCCCGCGCGGGCCCGGGCGAGGACGGGGACAAGGTCCTTGTGCAGCCTCGGATTTGCGGCGACGATCGTGCGCTGGTCCAGCCGGAACGGCTCGCCCGTGATGGTCGTCACCACGCCTCCGGCTTCCTCGACCATGACCTGGCCCGCCGCCATGTCCCACGGCGAAAGGTGGATGTCCCAGCAGGCGCTGAGCCGGCCGGCCGCGACGTACGCGAGGTGCGTGGCGGCGGAGCCGAGCACGCGCACGTTCCGGCACACGCGCACGACTTCCATGATCGCGGCGCCGTTCGCCTCCCGCTCCGCGGGCGTGCTGGGGAGCGAGGCGCCGACGAGCGCCTCCGCCAGCGGGCGGTCGTCTACCGAGAGACGTTCGGCGGGCCCGTCCCCGCGTTGGAGGTGGCAGCCGCCGCCGCGCACGGCCCAGAACAGCTCGTCCGCGTTCGGGTCGTAGAAGACGCCCAGGAAGGGCCGCCCTTTGCGCACGAGCGCGATGGCCGTGCCGAAGTGGGGCAGGGTGTGGACGAAGTTCGCCGTGCCGTCGACGGGGTCGACCACCCACACGGCGTCCGCGGCGCGCCAGTCCTCGCCGGCGATCCAGCCGCCCTCCTCTCCGAGCACGGGAATGCCGGTGTCCTCCAGGTGCTGGCGGATGACGCGCTCGGTGTCCTCGTCGATCGCCGTGACGAGATCTCGCGGGTTCGCCTTGGTGCGAAGGTCCAGCGTGGCGTCACCCGCCTGGGCGGCAGCCCGGCGCCGGGACCGGGCCTGCCGGCCGGCGGCCTTCGCCGCCTCCACGGCGCGGGCGAGGAGCGCGTCGTCTGCGGTCGAGGAAGTCAAAATCTGTCGCCCCTTCGGGTCCGAGTTGGACGTACAATGCTATAATCAGCATTAAAATTTCATGCGGGAGAATCTGTGCCCACGGCGCGCTGCGGAGGTGAGCGGCGATGACGGTCGTCGAACTCGAAGACCGGGTGGCGCGGTACCAGCGCAACGCGGACCGCGACCTGATCGACCGCGCCTACCATTTTAGCCGCCGCGCGCACGAAGGCCAGAGGCGCCGCTCCGGCGAGGCGTACATCGAGCATCCGCTGGCCGTGGCCGGCATCCTCGCGGAGCTGGAGCTGGACGACGTCACCATCGCCGCGGCGCTCCTGCATGACGTCGTGGAAGACACGTCCGTCACCATCGAGGACGTGCGCCGCGAGTTCGGCGACGAGGTCGCGGAGCTCGTCGACGGCGTGACCAAGCTGGAGCGCCTGTCCTTCCGCTCCCACGCGGAGGAGCAGGCCGAGAACGTCCGCAAGATGTTCCTCGCCATGGCGCGGGACATCCGCGTCATCCTCATCAAGCTTGCGGACCGCCTCCACAACATGCGAACGCTCGCGGCCATGCCGCGGGAGAAGCAGATCAAGACGGCCCAGCAGACCCTGGAAATCTACGCTCCCTTGGCCGCGCGCCTGGGGATTTTTCGTGTCAAGTGGGAGCTGGAAGACCTGGCCCTGCGCTACCTGAAGCCGGAGGTCTACCGCGACCTGGCCCGGCGCATCCCGCAAAAGCGGGCGGAGCGCGAGGCCTACGCGCAGGTCATCATCGCGGCGCTCCGCGAGAAGCTGGAGGAGGCCGGCATCAAGGCGGACATCGACGGCCGCGCGAAGCACTTCTACAGCATTTACAACAAGATGCAGAAGGGCCGCGACCTGTCCGAGATCTACGACCTCGTCGCCGTCCGGGTCATCGTCAACGACATCCGCGACTGCTACGCGGTGCTCGGCATCGTGCACGCCATGTGGAAGCCCCTCCCGGGCCGGTTCAAGGACTACATCGCCACGCCGAAGCAGAACATGT from Clostridia bacterium harbors:
- a CDS encoding inositol monophosphatase, which encodes MTSSTADDALLARAVEAAKAAGRQARSRRRAAAQAGDATLDLRTKANPRDLVTAIDEDTERVIRQHLEDTGIPVLGEEGGWIAGEDWRAADAVWVVDPVDGTANFVHTLPHFGTAIALVRKGRPFLGVFYDPNADELFWAVRGGGCHLQRGDGPAERLSVDDRPLAEALVGASLPSTPAEREANGAAIMEVVRVCRNVRVLGSAATHLAYVAAGRLSACWDIHLSPWDMAAGQVMVEEAGGVVTTITGEPFRLDQRTIVAANPRLHKDLVPVLARARAGA
- a CDS encoding cytochrome c-type biogenesis protein CcmH; the protein is MIRRPSPAALAAAAALAVLLAVVAAAVTTPPSPADRVERIAAQLRCPVCDGESVAQSDSSVSLAIRQEIARLVDQGESEEAILDHFRQQYGDWILNAPPARGWLSAVWLLPAAFLAVGGVAAARWLTARSRPPAEPARGAPSAGLPEDAGDDELPPELGEFI